From the Thermococcus sp. genome, one window contains:
- a CDS encoding DEAD/DEAH box helicase: MLFVVRPGRKRNELEAFFIEKEPEKLSQMQGLKADRVYRFIMREGRLFKVLEGSQYRNPKEIEKLLRSARIVLVNADEWEDYFKRRLQNRRVEKAELCRLCLLEGRITVLTEGNRIKYRNEYICERCAEDELKRELRFRFNSVAMFDQAKKLLERFRDLDKVLYAFDPRFDPTRHPEITKWDELKAKHVKVERIKVDELPLPEKFKEVLKGEGVNELLPVQSLAVKNGLLSGENLLVVSATASGKTLIGELAGIPKAMEGKKMLFLVPLVALANQKYEDFKRRYSKLGLRVAIRVGMSRIKTRDELVVVDTGIDADIIVGTYEGIDYLLRAGRRIGNVGTIVIDEIHTLDDEERGPRLDGLIARLRRLYPKAQFIGLSATVGNPEELAKELGLKLVLYDERPVDLERHVIIARNESEKWRYIANLCKAEATRKSRQGYRGQTIVFTFSRKRTHELSAYLTSKGLKAKPYHSGLPYRQRKLTEMEFLAQRLDVVVTTAALGAGVDFPASQVIFESLAMGNKWLSVREFHQMLGRAGRPLYHEKGKVYLIVEPGRKYSAGMEGTEDEVAFKLLTAPIEPVTVEWSDELEQDNVLAHSCVFNRLEVIEEVQARCLGANQSAEKVLEKLEEFGLVRLKRPFVEVTPYGRAVSMSFLLPKEAEFIRTSLGKKPARWIAVKLLPFENLYLSGTLQRELEGAVRGRISANVFSSSFSAILEELDRVIPELNPNSAERLFTIYQDFFMCGEEDCTEYAMERASNLIIELRRSGKHPSQIAEHFRKIYGLIVYPGDVFTWLDGVVRKLEAIERIARVFRVRTTEEEAKILKREIEEGRELKARRKRNVTG; this comes from the coding sequence ATGCTCTTCGTTGTGAGACCCGGGAGGAAGAGGAACGAACTTGAGGCCTTCTTCATCGAGAAAGAACCTGAAAAGCTCTCCCAGATGCAGGGGCTTAAGGCTGACAGGGTTTACCGCTTCATAATGCGCGAGGGAAGGCTCTTCAAGGTCCTTGAGGGGAGCCAGTACAGGAATCCGAAGGAGATAGAGAAGCTACTCAGGAGTGCCAGAATAGTGCTTGTAAACGCCGATGAGTGGGAGGACTACTTCAAAAGGAGGCTCCAGAACAGGAGGGTTGAGAAGGCCGAGCTCTGTCGTCTCTGCCTACTTGAGGGCAGAATCACCGTCCTGACTGAGGGCAACAGGATAAAGTACCGCAACGAGTACATCTGCGAGCGCTGTGCCGAGGACGAGCTTAAAAGGGAACTCCGCTTCCGCTTCAACAGCGTGGCAATGTTCGACCAGGCGAAGAAGCTCCTGGAGAGATTTAGAGACCTTGACAAAGTCCTCTACGCCTTCGACCCGCGCTTCGACCCTACGAGGCATCCAGAGATTACCAAGTGGGACGAGCTCAAGGCAAAGCACGTTAAGGTTGAGAGAATTAAGGTCGATGAGCTCCCACTGCCAGAGAAGTTCAAGGAAGTCCTGAAGGGGGAAGGCGTAAACGAGCTCCTCCCGGTTCAGAGTTTGGCCGTGAAAAACGGCCTCCTCAGTGGAGAGAACCTGCTCGTCGTTTCGGCAACGGCGAGCGGTAAAACCCTAATCGGTGAGCTAGCTGGAATTCCAAAGGCGATGGAAGGCAAAAAGATGCTCTTCCTGGTGCCGCTGGTGGCCCTCGCAAACCAGAAGTACGAGGACTTCAAAAGGAGGTATTCCAAACTCGGCCTTAGGGTTGCCATCCGCGTTGGCATGAGCAGGATAAAGACGAGGGACGAGCTAGTCGTTGTCGATACGGGCATTGACGCGGACATAATCGTCGGAACCTATGAGGGGATAGACTACCTTCTCAGGGCTGGAAGAAGGATAGGCAACGTCGGGACGATAGTTATAGACGAAATCCACACGCTGGACGACGAGGAGCGCGGGCCCCGGTTGGACGGCCTTATCGCGAGGTTGAGGAGACTCTATCCGAAGGCCCAGTTCATAGGTCTGAGCGCGACCGTTGGAAACCCTGAGGAGCTGGCAAAGGAACTCGGGCTGAAGCTGGTGCTCTACGATGAGAGGCCCGTTGACCTTGAGAGGCACGTGATAATAGCGAGAAACGAGAGCGAGAAGTGGAGGTACATAGCTAACCTCTGCAAAGCAGAGGCAACGAGAAAGTCGAGGCAGGGCTACAGAGGCCAGACGATAGTCTTCACCTTCTCGCGCAAGAGAACCCACGAGCTTTCAGCGTATCTCACGAGCAAAGGCCTCAAAGCGAAGCCCTATCACTCCGGGTTACCCTACAGGCAGAGGAAGCTAACTGAGATGGAGTTTCTGGCACAGAGACTCGACGTCGTTGTCACGACCGCGGCTCTCGGAGCTGGCGTTGATTTTCCGGCATCTCAGGTCATCTTTGAGAGCCTCGCGATGGGCAACAAGTGGCTCAGCGTTAGGGAGTTCCACCAGATGCTCGGAAGGGCTGGAAGGCCTCTCTACCACGAGAAGGGGAAGGTTTATCTCATAGTCGAGCCCGGGAGGAAGTATTCGGCCGGGATGGAGGGGACTGAGGATGAAGTGGCGTTTAAGCTTCTGACAGCTCCGATAGAGCCGGTAACGGTCGAATGGAGCGATGAGCTTGAGCAGGACAACGTCTTAGCTCATTCCTGCGTCTTCAACAGGCTTGAGGTCATCGAGGAAGTTCAGGCGAGATGTCTTGGGGCGAACCAGAGCGCCGAGAAAGTTCTGGAAAAGCTTGAGGAGTTCGGGCTTGTAAGGCTGAAGAGGCCCTTCGTCGAGGTTACACCTTACGGAAGGGCCGTGAGCATGAGCTTTCTCCTGCCTAAGGAGGCCGAGTTCATAAGAACCAGCCTCGGGAAAAAGCCCGCCCGGTGGATAGCGGTTAAGCTTTTGCCCTTTGAGAACCTCTATTTGAGCGGAACCCTCCAGAGGGAGCTTGAAGGTGCCGTAAGGGGAAGGATAAGCGCCAACGTTTTCTCTTCGAGCTTTTCGGCTATCCTTGAGGAGCTCGACAGGGTTATTCCCGAGTTAAACCCAAATTCAGCTGAGAGGCTCTTCACCATTTACCAGGACTTCTTCATGTGCGGTGAAGAGGATTGCACCGAGTACGCGATGGAGAGGGCAAGCAACCTAATAATCGAACTTAGACGGAGCGGAAAACATCCGAGCCAGATAGCGGAGCACTTCAGAAAGATCTATGGCCTGATAGTCTATCCCGGCGACGTCTTCACGTGGCTCGACGGTGTGGTGAGGAAGCTTGAGGCAATAGAAAGAATAGCTAGGGTCTTCAGGGTTAGAACCACGGAGGAAGAGGCTAAAATCCTGAAGAGGGAGATTGAGGAGGGTAGGGAACTGAAAGCCCGGAGAAAACGAAACGTCACCGGCTGA
- a CDS encoding Lrp/AsnC family transcriptional regulator, translating into MPRVDDKDRELLRILRENGRITLTELGKLLNLSPASVKNRLEKLERLGAIRGYSAVVDPAFLDEFISALLSLRFEHFDEALRIELRKVASLKNVEFLYVKTGDYQVIMKATFEDMDALRRFIERLKALFGRNLKFIEVNLIEEELKDCWVAYEEASRH; encoded by the coding sequence ATGCCGAGGGTAGATGACAAGGACAGGGAACTGCTGAGGATTCTCAGGGAAAACGGGAGGATAACCCTGACCGAGCTTGGGAAGCTCCTCAACCTTTCACCCGCGAGCGTGAAGAACAGGCTGGAAAAGCTCGAAAGGCTAGGTGCGATAAGGGGCTACTCAGCGGTTGTTGATCCTGCCTTCCTAGACGAGTTCATCTCGGCCCTGCTGAGCCTGCGCTTCGAGCACTTTGACGAGGCGCTACGCATTGAGCTCAGGAAGGTTGCATCCCTCAAGAACGTCGAGTTCCTCTACGTGAAGACCGGGGACTACCAGGTAATCATGAAGGCAACTTTTGAAGACATGGATGCTCTGAGGCGCTTCATCGAGAGGCTCAAGGCTTTGTTCGGGAGAAACTTAAAGTTCATCGAGGTCAACCTCATCGAGGAGGAACTCAAAGACTGCTGGGTTGCCTATGAGGAGGCCTCCCGACACTGA